The following proteins are encoded in a genomic region of Bacillota bacterium:
- a CDS encoding RluA family pseudouridine synthase codes for METRSFRPGPWDDQVRLDAYLAKEHAAPSRSFLRRLIDQGMVRVNGRHEKASYRVRPGDLISVSIPQPEPETVEPEEIDLDIIYEDAGLLVLNKPRGMVVHPGAGRHSGTLVNALLARCKDLSGIGGVVRPGIVHRLDRDTSGVMVVAKNDSVHLRLAADLASRKVTREYVAIVRGNISEDDGVIDAPIGRHPVDRKRQAVRADGRRAVTRFHVEQRFGDYTLVRVVLETGRTHQIRVHMQYIGRPVAGDPIYGGVRGELGLHAQALHAESLEFTHPETGDRKRFEAPMPEDMKSALAKLRARRKGGSQ; via the coding sequence ATGGAGACCAGGTCATTCCGTCCGGGCCCTTGGGATGACCAGGTTCGTCTGGACGCATATCTCGCGAAGGAGCATGCAGCTCCTTCGCGTTCCTTTCTTCGCCGGCTGATAGACCAGGGTATGGTGAGGGTGAACGGTCGGCACGAGAAGGCCTCCTATCGGGTCCGGCCTGGGGACTTGATCAGTGTGTCGATCCCTCAGCCGGAGCCCGAGACGGTCGAGCCTGAGGAGATCGACTTGGACATCATCTATGAAGACGCAGGTCTTCTCGTGCTGAACAAGCCCAGGGGCATGGTGGTACACCCGGGTGCGGGCAGGCACAGTGGGACCCTTGTAAACGCCCTTCTTGCAAGGTGCAAAGACCTCTCCGGCATCGGAGGTGTCGTCCGGCCTGGAATAGTGCACAGGCTAGACCGGGACACGTCCGGGGTCATGGTGGTGGCCAAGAACGATTCTGTGCATCTCAGGCTTGCGGCCGACCTCGCGTCGAGAAAGGTCACCAGAGAGTATGTGGCCATTGTCCGTGGCAACATCTCAGAGGACGACGGCGTCATCGATGCGCCCATCGGCCGTCACCCGGTGGACAGAAAGCGCCAGGCGGTGCGTGCGGACGGAAGGCGCGCGGTAACCCGGTTTCATGTAGAACAGAGGTTCGGAGACTACACTCTGGTTCGCGTGGTCCTTGAGACTGGGCGAACACATCAGATACGCGTCCATATGCAGTACATAGGCCGCCCGGTGGCTGGAGACCCAATCTACGGTGGTGTGCGTGGGGAACTAGGGCTGCACGCTCAGGCGCTCCACGCCGAATCCCTGGAGTTCACCCATCCCGAAACTGGAGATCGAAAGAGATTCGAGGCTCCGATGCCGGAAGACATGAAGTCCGCCCTCGCCAAGTTGCGTGCGCGGCGGAAAGGGGGATCCCAATGA
- a CDS encoding CapA family protein: MRLRLGLSVLAAVLLAVLLGLALRLPGGRDGGGAVLAVSDAAVRRVASEAVETRITLAAAGDTMFDRGVKAQTAAHGPGYPFSATSDILSRADICFLNLETSLSTSGSPIPGKGIWFRSDPSFANELLRAGVDVISLANNHILDYDDPALLDTMRVLAASGIRAVGAGADLAAARRGAVISSRGISVAFLAYCELAYIFWSYSYPKWFAAGRDRPGVAPMDEQLILEDVRRAKRNADHVVVSFHWGDEYVQIPSDRQIRLAQLVAEAGASVVLGHHPHVLQPIEVYRGAVIFYSLGNFIFDQRKPLTVDSMIALVTLARDRVVSCEFIPCRIENCCPRPLNSNRARAAIRDMARLSSRRSTVVWASGDRGRVLIPPGESRAKSERALKLLP, from the coding sequence ATGAGGCTTAGGCTTGGGCTGTCCGTGCTCGCGGCAGTTCTCCTCGCGGTTCTCCTTGGACTGGCCCTGCGCTTGCCGGGTGGCCGGGATGGGGGCGGAGCTGTCCTCGCGGTCTCAGACGCGGCGGTGAGACGTGTGGCATCGGAGGCGGTCGAGACCAGGATAACTCTGGCCGCGGCCGGCGACACCATGTTCGACCGCGGGGTGAAGGCTCAGACAGCCGCGCACGGGCCAGGTTACCCTTTCAGTGCCACGTCCGATATCCTCTCCAGGGCGGACATCTGCTTCCTGAACCTCGAGACTAGCCTGAGCACCAGCGGCAGTCCGATTCCGGGGAAGGGCATATGGTTCAGATCTGACCCATCCTTCGCAAATGAGCTCCTCCGGGCGGGTGTGGACGTGATCTCCCTTGCAAACAATCACATTCTCGACTACGATGACCCTGCACTCCTCGACACCATGCGAGTCCTGGCAGCCTCGGGGATCAGGGCCGTAGGCGCCGGCGCGGACCTGGCTGCGGCGAGAAGGGGCGCCGTCATCTCGTCTCGGGGCATCTCAGTTGCCTTTCTGGCCTACTGCGAACTCGCCTACATCTTCTGGTCCTATTCCTACCCAAAATGGTTCGCGGCCGGCAGGGATCGTCCCGGCGTCGCGCCCATGGATGAGCAGTTGATCCTGGAGGATGTTAGACGGGCGAAGCGGAATGCCGACCATGTGGTCGTTTCTTTTCACTGGGGTGACGAGTACGTTCAGATTCCCTCTGACCGGCAGATCCGCCTGGCCCAGCTCGTGGCTGAGGCCGGCGCCAGCGTCGTGCTAGGGCATCACCCGCACGTGCTGCAGCCCATAGAAGTGTACCGCGGGGCGGTGATCTTCTACTCCCTGGGCAACTTCATCTTCGACCAGCGAAAACCTCTGACAGTGGACAGCATGATAGCCCTTGTGACTCTGGCGCGTGACAGGGTCGTCTCTTGTGAGTTCATACCGTGCAGAATAGAGAACTGCTGCCCTCGCCCGCTCAACTCGAACAGGGCGAGGGCGGCTATCAGGGATATGGCCAGGTTATCGTCTCGGAGGTCCACCGTGGTCTGGGCATCAGGAGACAGGGGCAGAGTCCTGATCCCTCCCGGGGAGAGCCGTGCTAAGTCCGAGCGCGCGTTGAAGCTCCTCCCTTGA
- a CDS encoding NFACT family protein — MQVDGITLSAVVREIHGTFAGARIDRIQSPSRDSVLLHVGRGKAGMVIISASPHSARIHAVASQPSSLPEPPPFCMILRKYLVGGRIVGITQAGLERVVEVEVTGWADEDESQHKRVIVEVMGKRSNIILVDASGTILDAARRVDESLNRYRQILPGLPYISPPPLEKLNPLGVEEDAFLAGLERYSLRARADGGHARDSVSDALSATFAGFSPATAAELAFRAGIDSTRAAVGLTGPELSRLWESFRGVMQRVRAGEFEPAAAFDRSSGKPVALSVVGLSHLAGSCEIKPYPSPSSMLAHVFSRAELLERLDGERRMLAREVSTLIARSQRKLATQEAELLAASDASSIKRAGDLLTANLHALGTGPLGKESVTVVDYYDPGLTETRVEVDPALTASENAQAYFLRYARARRAQQTVAANVEATRDELAYLESVRAALDMAESPADLGGIREELRALGYVRQEQTGARRRSQAHQGRSGPPGAAKAAMPAHYQDATGHDIYVGRNNLQNDHLTGKLARDADLWLHAKDVPGSHVVIRRRPGQPVPDETIYAAALLAAYYSRARMSSKVAVDYTDRRHVRKPRGAKPGMVIYDNHRTVWVTPSREELQRALGLSTALPGRDQDSAPVS; from the coding sequence ATGCAGGTTGACGGGATAACTCTCTCGGCAGTGGTCCGCGAGATTCACGGGACCTTCGCGGGCGCGAGGATCGACCGGATCCAGTCGCCGTCCCGCGATTCCGTCTTGTTGCACGTGGGAAGAGGCAAGGCCGGAATGGTCATCATCTCCGCCTCTCCCCATTCGGCACGCATCCACGCCGTCGCCTCGCAGCCGTCCAGCCTTCCCGAACCTCCCCCGTTCTGCATGATCCTCCGCAAGTACCTGGTTGGCGGCCGGATCGTCGGCATTACCCAGGCCGGGCTCGAGCGTGTCGTGGAAGTAGAGGTCACAGGGTGGGCGGACGAAGATGAATCGCAGCACAAACGAGTCATCGTGGAGGTCATGGGCAAGAGGAGCAACATCATCCTGGTGGATGCCTCAGGCACAATCCTGGATGCCGCGCGCAGAGTGGACGAGTCACTCAACCGGTACAGGCAGATACTCCCCGGCCTCCCCTACATCTCTCCCCCTCCTCTCGAGAAGCTGAACCCGTTGGGCGTAGAGGAAGATGCATTTCTCGCAGGGCTCGAGCGGTACTCGCTTCGCGCGAGGGCCGATGGGGGGCATGCACGTGACTCAGTCTCAGACGCGCTTTCAGCGACTTTCGCGGGGTTCAGCCCGGCAACCGCGGCGGAGCTGGCGTTTCGTGCCGGCATAGACTCGACCCGGGCAGCGGTGGGACTCACAGGTCCTGAGCTCTCGCGGCTGTGGGAGTCATTCCGCGGCGTGATGCAGAGGGTTCGCGCAGGCGAGTTCGAGCCGGCCGCCGCCTTTGACCGGTCGTCCGGCAAGCCTGTCGCTCTCTCTGTCGTTGGGCTGTCACACCTAGCCGGGTCATGTGAGATCAAGCCGTATCCCAGCCCCAGCTCGATGCTGGCCCACGTGTTCTCCAGGGCAGAGCTTCTGGAGAGGCTCGACGGCGAAAGGCGTATGCTGGCGCGGGAGGTCTCCACGTTGATCGCCCGATCTCAAAGGAAGCTTGCGACGCAGGAAGCCGAGTTGCTCGCGGCTTCAGACGCGTCATCCATCAAGAGGGCGGGCGACCTGCTCACGGCGAACCTTCACGCCCTGGGGACGGGTCCGCTCGGGAAGGAGAGCGTGACGGTGGTCGACTACTACGACCCCGGACTGACTGAGACCAGGGTGGAAGTTGATCCCGCCCTCACCGCTTCGGAAAACGCACAGGCGTACTTTCTCCGGTACGCCCGTGCCAGGCGCGCCCAGCAGACGGTGGCCGCCAACGTCGAGGCAACCAGAGATGAGCTTGCTTATCTGGAGAGTGTCAGGGCGGCGCTTGACATGGCGGAGTCCCCCGCTGACCTGGGGGGTATAAGGGAGGAGCTCCGCGCTTTGGGGTACGTGAGGCAAGAGCAGACCGGGGCACGCAGAAGAAGCCAGGCCCATCAAGGCCGCTCCGGCCCACCTGGGGCGGCTAAGGCTGCAATGCCCGCCCATTACCAGGACGCCACGGGGCACGACATATATGTGGGCAGGAACAACCTACAGAACGACCACCTCACCGGGAAGCTAGCTCGGGACGCTGACCTGTGGCTGCACGCCAAGGATGTTCCTGGATCCCATGTGGTCATCAGGCGCCGACCGGGCCAGCCGGTCCCGGACGAGACCATCTACGCCGCCGCGCTCCTCGCGGCCTATTACAGCCGGGCGCGGATGTCATCCAAAGTGGCGGTGGATTACACCGACCGGCGGCACGTACGCAAGCCTCGGGGAGCCAAACCCGGGATGGTCATATACGACAACCACAGGACCGTATGGGTGACTCCGTCAAGGGAGGAGCTTCAACGCGCGCTCGGACTTAGCACGGCTCTCCCCGGGAGGGATCAGGACTCTGCCCCTGTCTCCTGA
- the purB gene encoding adenylosuccinate lyase, producing MIDRYSYPKMKALWTEESKLDVWLRIEILAAEAWAKLGRVPEEAVSEIRNRAGFDLARVREIEETVNHDVIAFLTAVAERVGESSKYIHLGMTSSDVVDTAFAFLMKQAANELIEDVDTLIEAVREKAAEHKYTPMIGRTHGVHAEPMTFGLKLLVWLGELERARDRLVRAGEVIGVGKISGAVGTYANVPPEIEAYVCAQLGLVPAKASSQILQRDRHAEYLAEIAVVGGSLEKFATEVRALQRTEVAEAAEPFGKGQKGSSAMPHKRNPILCERIAGLARILRGNAQAGMENISLWHERDISHSSVERVIVPDSTILLDYMLRKFTWVVQNMSVNRERMAANLEMTRGLIFSGSVLLALVDAGLLREKAYEIVQGAAMKAWAEGLDFRELIRNHPDVVARVDPDILDRCFDPRSALAHIDAVFARFGL from the coding sequence ATGATCGACAGGTACAGTTACCCTAAGATGAAAGCGCTCTGGACAGAAGAGTCCAAGCTGGATGTCTGGCTCAGGATCGAGATTCTTGCGGCCGAGGCCTGGGCCAAATTGGGCAGAGTGCCGGAGGAGGCAGTTTCCGAGATCCGCAATCGGGCCGGCTTCGACTTGGCCAGGGTCAGGGAGATAGAGGAGACCGTCAACCACGACGTCATAGCTTTCCTCACCGCAGTCGCGGAGAGGGTGGGTGAGAGCTCCAAGTACATACACCTCGGCATGACCTCCTCCGACGTGGTCGACACGGCCTTCGCCTTCCTGATGAAGCAGGCAGCGAATGAGCTCATTGAAGATGTGGACACGCTGATCGAAGCGGTGAGAGAGAAAGCCGCTGAACACAAGTACACCCCAATGATCGGCCGCACTCACGGAGTCCACGCTGAGCCCATGACCTTCGGACTCAAACTTCTGGTGTGGCTTGGGGAACTTGAGCGGGCCAGGGATCGCCTTGTCAGGGCGGGGGAGGTCATAGGCGTCGGCAAAATCTCAGGAGCAGTGGGGACTTACGCAAATGTGCCGCCGGAGATAGAGGCCTATGTCTGCGCCCAACTCGGCCTTGTGCCAGCCAAAGCGTCATCGCAGATTCTCCAGAGGGATAGACACGCCGAGTATCTTGCTGAAATCGCCGTAGTGGGGGGGTCCTTGGAGAAGTTCGCCACCGAGGTCCGCGCGTTGCAGCGCACTGAGGTCGCCGAGGCGGCCGAACCCTTTGGGAAAGGACAGAAAGGCTCGTCCGCAATGCCCCACAAGAGGAACCCGATCCTCTGTGAGCGGATCGCCGGGCTCGCTCGCATTCTACGGGGGAATGCCCAGGCAGGGATGGAGAACATTTCACTCTGGCACGAACGGGACATAAGCCATTCGTCGGTTGAGCGGGTGATAGTCCCGGATTCCACCATACTTCTGGACTACATGTTGAGGAAGTTCACGTGGGTTGTGCAGAATATGAGCGTAAACCGAGAGCGGATGGCGGCGAACTTGGAGATGACCCGGGGTCTGATCTTCTCGGGATCAGTCCTCCTAGCGCTGGTCGACGCCGGATTGCTCCGGGAAAAGGCCTACGAGATCGTGCAGGGAGCCGCCATGAAGGCCTGGGCGGAAGGTTTGGACTTCAGAGAACTCATTCGAAACCATCCTGACGTCGTGGCTCGCGTCGACCCGGATATCCTGGACCGGTGCTTTGATCCAAGATCTGCTCTTGCCCACATCGATGCGGTCTTCGCCCGTTTTGGGCTCTGA